From Lycium ferocissimum isolate CSIRO_LF1 chromosome 12, AGI_CSIRO_Lferr_CH_V1, whole genome shotgun sequence, one genomic window encodes:
- the LOC132039254 gene encoding protein MAIN-LIKE 2-like: MITLQDVEVLFGLRVDGEPLYTRYEPPPGQTWVTELTRLTHFVPNAAAQISGQSWVQLSALCIYLEGLDPIVDGTQQDDVDRHDRLYLLIIFGGILFLNSSGAFVSLRYLVFLEHLDCLGDYSWGGAVLVYLYRCLCRASIGAVRDVCGFFALLQPVPRHHLEIDMPYARRCTTGFDGDVDTHHSILPFRHHLDHMTDDALFIWTPYAVILDSLSDFCRAGQGVWRSWCPLIHLDIVEDYMPERVL, translated from the exons ATGATTACacttcaggatgtggaggtcctctttggattgcgggtagatggagagccaCTATATACTCGGTACGAGCCTCCTCCTGGTCAGACGTGGGTGAcagagttgactaggctcacccatTTCGTGCCTAATGCCGCGGCCCAGATATCAGGACAGAGTTGGGTTCAGCTTAGTGCACTCTGCATTTATTTGGAGGGTCTGGATCCGATTGTGGACGGCACCCAGCAGGACGATGTTGATCGTCATGATCGTTTGTACCTGCTtattatattcgggggcatcttATTCCTGAACTCATCGGGTGCCTTTGTCAGTTTACGTTATTTAGTTTTCTTGGAGCATCTGGACTGCTTGGGAGATTACAGCTGGGGCGGTGCTGTTTTGGTGTATCTTTACAGATGCCTGTGCCGAGCATCTATTGGTGCTGTTAGagatgtgtgtggattttttgctcttctccag CCCGTACCTAGGCATCACCTCGAGATTGACATGCCTTATGCAAGGAGGTGTACAACGGGTTTTGACGGGGATGTAGATACGCACCACAGTATTCTTCCATTCCGGCACCACCTTGATCACATGACGGACGATGCg ctatttatatggacgccgtacGCTGTTATATTAGATAGTTTGTCGGACTTTTGCAGGGCAGGTCAGGGGGTTTGGAGGTCgtggtgtccattgatacacctgGACATCGTAGAGGACTACATGCCCGAGCGTGTCTTATGA
- the LOC132039724 gene encoding probable GTP diphosphokinase CRSH, chloroplastic, whose product MELHLNDYTLHILTKNNKKSPHLSKYPNYPRRIPTNIAAVRVSASPDTAALVVAPEQPGGKMVVELVGAFNELTERMDNSVLSTSSSRLLFKALKLCIPILQSLPLAPDGRAPLSRALSVAVILADLQMDAEVISTGLLREVLEAGAISIYDVRDRIGTSTAHLLHESLRVKHMSLKVEVLDDDNATSLRKFCLTYYDVRALVLDLAIKLDLMRHLDYLPRYRQQMISLEVMKLHAPLAHAIGTNLLSLELEDLSFRYLFPYSYLYLDAWLRSHESGNKPLIDICKEQLLQSLKSDPLLMQMVSNISVEGRYKSRYSTMKKLLRDGRNLEEVSDILGLRVILTPLDESEIGEKACYRAREVVQSLWEEIPSRSKDYILRPKANGYKSLHMAVDTSENGRTRPLMEIQIRTAEMDILASGGAASHALYKGGVTDPEEARHLKTIMMAAAELAALRLRDFSSANPKGLETDKRGRVFRLLDKNGDGKISIDELMEVMEELGAPGDDAREMMQLLDSNSDGFLSSDEFDLFQNQVEFIRNLEDRDDHYQTLLNDKLQMANDTGLIQLYSKEQGSSLVTN is encoded by the exons ATGGAGCTCCACTTAAACGATTACACACTTCATATTCTcaccaaaaacaacaaaaaatccCCACACTTATCCAAATACCCAAACTACCCTCGCCGGATTCCGACCAACATCGCCGCCGTGAGGGTGTCTGCCTCACCTGACACTGCGGCGTTGGTGGTGGCGCCAGAACAACCTGGTGGAAAAATGGTGGTGGAATTAGTTGGTGCATTTAATGAGTTAACTGAAAGAATGGATAATAGTGTACTTTCAACTAGCTCTTCAAGATTGTTGTTTAAAGCTCTTAAACTGTGTATTCCTATTCTTCAGTCACTTCCTCTTGCACCTGATGGTCGTGCTCCCTTATCGAGAGCTCTATCCGTTGCTGTTATTTTAGCTGATTTACAG ATGGATGCTGAAGTTATATCCACCGGGCTGCTAAGAGAAGTTCTAGAGGCAGGTGCTATATCAATATATGACGTGAGGGATAGGATTGGTACCAGTACTGCACATTTATTACATGAAAGCTTGCGTGTGAAACATATGTCCTTAAAGGTAGAAGTATTAGACGATGATAACGCAACTTCATTGAGGAAATTTTGTCTGACATATTATGATGTTAGGGCATTAGTATTAGACCTTGCTATCAAGCTCGATTTGATGAGGCACCTCGATTATCTACCTAGGTACAGACAACAAATGATATCACTCGAGGTTATGAAACTACACGCTCCTTTAGCACATGCAATTGGAACTAACCTATTGTCGCTTGAACTCGAGGATTTGTCTTTTCGATACTTGTTTCCTTACTCGTATCTTTATCTTGATGCGTGGTTGAGGAGTCACGAGTCTGGAAATAAGCCACTCATAGATATCTGCAAAGAACAGCTGCTTCAGTCCCTTAAATCTGATCCACTATTAATGCAAATGGTGAGTAACATATCCGTTGAGGGTCGTTATAAAAGTCGTTATAGCACCATGAAGAAACTATTGAGAGACGGTCGAAACCTTGAAGAGGTGAGCGATATTTTAGGTTTAAGAGTTATATTGACTCCTCTCGATGAGTCCGAAATCGGGGAAAAGGCTTGCTACAGGGCGCGCGAAGTTGTACAGTCTTTGTGGGAAGAGATACCAAGTAGGTCAAAAGACTATATCTTAAGGCCTAAAGCTAATGGGTATAAGAGTTTGCACATGGCTGTTGATACCAGTGAAAATGGACGGACCAGACCGCTAATGGAAATTCAAATACGAACAGCAGAGATGGATATACTAGCATCTGGAGGGGCAGCATCCCATGCATTGTACAAGGGTGGTGTTACCGATCCTGAAGAG GCGAGGCATCTGAAGACAATCATGATGGCTGCAGCAGAGCTTGCAGCATTGCGTCTTAGAGATTTTTCTTCTGCAAATCCCAAAGGTCTGGAAACTGACAAAAGAGGCAGGGTGTTCCGTCTTCTTGATAAAAATGGAGATGGTAAAATAAGCATTGACGAGCTTATGGAAGTCATGGAAGAGCTCGGTGCACCAGGGGATGATGCGCGGGAGATGATGCAACTTCTCGATTCAAACAGTGATGGTTTTCTGAGCTCAGATGAATTTGATTTGTTTCAGAATCAG GTTGAATTCATCCGGAATTTAGAAGATAGAGATGATCATTACCAAACACTGTTAAATGATAAGCTGCAAATGGCAAACGACACCGGTTTGATTCAATTGTACAGTAAAGAACAAGGCAGTAGTCTGGTAACAAATTAG
- the LOC132039829 gene encoding CBL-interacting serine/threonine-protein kinase 1-like isoform X1: protein MVLIHQEEEITRSERGNKKGMRVGKYEFGKTLGEGNFGKVKYAKHSDSGQSFAIKILEKNKIQDLRITDQIKREICTLKVLKHPNVVRLYEVLASKTKIYMVLEYVNGGELFDKIASKGKLSEAQGRKLFQQLIDGVSYCHDKGVFHRDLKLENVLIDAGRKIKITDFGLSALPQHFGDDGLLHTTCGSPNYVAPEILCNRGYDGATSDTWSCGVILYVILTGFLPFDDRNQAVLYQKIFKGDAPIPKWLSQGAKNLIKRILDPNPQTRITMAEIKEDEWFKQDYTPANPDEEEDLEDDPASSDDEVLTVHEAPLDTERDPESPSLINNAFQLIGMSSFLDLSGFFENEDVSERKIRFTSNLSPKELLERIENSAVQMGFQVQKKPGKSKVLLEHKGQKQASLSVVAEVFEISTSLYVVELQKTSGDSMVYRQLCDRLSDELGVQQSEELLPTKL from the exons ATGGTATTGATAcatcaagaagaagaaataacAAGAAGTGAAAGAGGAAATAAAAAGGGAATGCGAGTAGGGAAATACGAGTTTGGAAAAACTCTAGGTGAAGGTAATTTTGGAAAAGTCAAGTACGCAAAACATAGTGATTCAGGCCAATCTTTTGCTATTAAAATcttggagaaaaacaagatCCAAGACCTTAGAATCACTGATCAg ATAAAGAGAGAGATATGCACCTTAAAAGTCCTCAAGCATCCAAACGTGGTTAGATTATACGAG GTATTAGCAAGTAAAACAAAGATTTACATGGTGTTGGAATATGTAAATGGTGGTGAACTATTTGACAAAATT GCTTCTAAAGGGAAACTCTCAGAAGCCCAAGGCAGAAAACTCTTTCAACAATTAATTGATGGTGTTAGTTATTGCCATGATAAAGGTGTCTTCCATAGAGACCTCAAG CTAGAGAATGTCCTCATTGATGCAGgcagaaaaataaagataacagATTTTGGACTAAGTGCTTTGCCTCAACATTTTGGG GATGATGGCTTGTTGCATACAACATGTGGTAGTCCCAACTATGTCGCTCCTGAAATTCTTTGTAATAGAGGATATGATGGTGCAACATCAGATACTTGGTCATGTGGTGTCATCTTATATGTCATTCTCACTGGTTTTTTGCCCTTTGATGATAGAAATCAAGCAGTGCTTTATCaaaag ATTTTTAAGGGGGATGCACCAATACCAAAGTGGTTATCACAAGGAGCAAAGAATCTTATAAAGAGGATTCTTGATCCAAATCCACAAACTCGAATAACAATGGCAGAGATTAAAGAGGATGAATGGTTTaaacaagattatactcctGCAAATCCTGATGAAGAGGAAGATTTGGAAGATGATCCTGCATCCTCAGATGATGAAGTGTTGACAGTACATGAAGCA CCACTTGACACAGAAAGAGATCCAGAATCACCTTCTCTCATCAATAATGCCTTTCAGCTAATAGGAATGTCCTCATTCCTTGACCTTTCTGGATTTTTTGAAAATGAG GATGTTTCAGAGAGGAAGATCAGATTCACATCTAATCTCTCCCCAAAAGAACTGCTAGAGAGGATTGAGAATTCAGCAGTGCAAATGGGATTTCAAGTCCAGAAAAAACCTGGAAAG TCAAAAGTATTGCTAGAGCACAAAGGTCAAAAACAAGCCAGTCTTTCAGTAGTAGCAGAG GTTTTCGAGATTAGTACATCCTTGTATGTTGTAGAGTTACAAAAAACTTCAGGGGATTCTATGGTATATAGACAG TTGTGTGATAGGTTATCGGACGAATTGGGAGTCCAGCAAAGTGAAGAACTCCTGCCTACCAAATTATGA
- the LOC132039829 gene encoding CBL-interacting serine/threonine-protein kinase 1-like isoform X2, with amino-acid sequence MVLIHQEEEITRSERGNKKGMRVGKYEFGKTLGEGNFGKVKYAKHSDSGQSFAIKILEKNKIQDLRITDQIKREICTLKVLKHPNVVRLYEVLASKTKIYMVLEYVNGGELFDKIASKGKLSEAQGRKLFQQLIDGVSYCHDKGVFHRDLKLENVLIDAGRKIKITDFGLSALPQHFGDDGLLHTTCGSPNYVAPEILCNRGYDGATSDTWSCGVILYVILTGFLPFDDRNQAVLYQKIFKGDAPIPKWLSQGAKNLIKRILDPNPQTRITMAEIKEDEWFKQDYTPANPDEEEDLEDDPASSDDEVLTVHEAPLDTERDPESPSLINNAFQLIGMSSFLDLSGFFENEDVSERKIRFTSNLSPKELLERIENSAVQMGFQVQKKPGKSKVLLEHKGQKQASLSVVAEVFEISTSLYVVELQKTSGDSMVYRQVYLYTLVYIIQR; translated from the exons ATGGTATTGATAcatcaagaagaagaaataacAAGAAGTGAAAGAGGAAATAAAAAGGGAATGCGAGTAGGGAAATACGAGTTTGGAAAAACTCTAGGTGAAGGTAATTTTGGAAAAGTCAAGTACGCAAAACATAGTGATTCAGGCCAATCTTTTGCTATTAAAATcttggagaaaaacaagatCCAAGACCTTAGAATCACTGATCAg ATAAAGAGAGAGATATGCACCTTAAAAGTCCTCAAGCATCCAAACGTGGTTAGATTATACGAG GTATTAGCAAGTAAAACAAAGATTTACATGGTGTTGGAATATGTAAATGGTGGTGAACTATTTGACAAAATT GCTTCTAAAGGGAAACTCTCAGAAGCCCAAGGCAGAAAACTCTTTCAACAATTAATTGATGGTGTTAGTTATTGCCATGATAAAGGTGTCTTCCATAGAGACCTCAAG CTAGAGAATGTCCTCATTGATGCAGgcagaaaaataaagataacagATTTTGGACTAAGTGCTTTGCCTCAACATTTTGGG GATGATGGCTTGTTGCATACAACATGTGGTAGTCCCAACTATGTCGCTCCTGAAATTCTTTGTAATAGAGGATATGATGGTGCAACATCAGATACTTGGTCATGTGGTGTCATCTTATATGTCATTCTCACTGGTTTTTTGCCCTTTGATGATAGAAATCAAGCAGTGCTTTATCaaaag ATTTTTAAGGGGGATGCACCAATACCAAAGTGGTTATCACAAGGAGCAAAGAATCTTATAAAGAGGATTCTTGATCCAAATCCACAAACTCGAATAACAATGGCAGAGATTAAAGAGGATGAATGGTTTaaacaagattatactcctGCAAATCCTGATGAAGAGGAAGATTTGGAAGATGATCCTGCATCCTCAGATGATGAAGTGTTGACAGTACATGAAGCA CCACTTGACACAGAAAGAGATCCAGAATCACCTTCTCTCATCAATAATGCCTTTCAGCTAATAGGAATGTCCTCATTCCTTGACCTTTCTGGATTTTTTGAAAATGAG GATGTTTCAGAGAGGAAGATCAGATTCACATCTAATCTCTCCCCAAAAGAACTGCTAGAGAGGATTGAGAATTCAGCAGTGCAAATGGGATTTCAAGTCCAGAAAAAACCTGGAAAG TCAAAAGTATTGCTAGAGCACAAAGGTCAAAAACAAGCCAGTCTTTCAGTAGTAGCAGAG GTTTTCGAGATTAGTACATCCTTGTATGTTGTAGAGTTACAAAAAACTTCAGGGGATTCTATGGTATATAGACAGGTATACCTCTACACCCTCGTCTACATTATCCAGA GATGA
- the LOC132039829 gene encoding CBL-interacting serine/threonine-protein kinase 17-like isoform X3: protein MVLIHQEEEITRSERGNKKGMRVGKYEFGKTLGEGNFGKVKYAKHSDSGQSFAIKILEKNKIQDLRITDQIKREICTLKVLKHPNVVRLYEVLASKTKIYMVLEYVNGGELFDKIASKGKLSEAQGRKLFQQLIDGVSYCHDKGVFHRDLKLENVLIDAGRKIKITDFGLSALPQHFGIFKGDAPIPKWLSQGAKNLIKRILDPNPQTRITMAEIKEDEWFKQDYTPANPDEEEDLEDDPASSDDEVLTVHEAPLDTERDPESPSLINNAFQLIGMSSFLDLSGFFENEDVSERKIRFTSNLSPKELLERIENSAVQMGFQVQKKPGKSKVLLEHKGQKQASLSVVAEVFEISTSLYVVELQKTSGDSMVYRQLCDRLSDELGVQQSEELLPTKL from the exons ATGGTATTGATAcatcaagaagaagaaataacAAGAAGTGAAAGAGGAAATAAAAAGGGAATGCGAGTAGGGAAATACGAGTTTGGAAAAACTCTAGGTGAAGGTAATTTTGGAAAAGTCAAGTACGCAAAACATAGTGATTCAGGCCAATCTTTTGCTATTAAAATcttggagaaaaacaagatCCAAGACCTTAGAATCACTGATCAg ATAAAGAGAGAGATATGCACCTTAAAAGTCCTCAAGCATCCAAACGTGGTTAGATTATACGAG GTATTAGCAAGTAAAACAAAGATTTACATGGTGTTGGAATATGTAAATGGTGGTGAACTATTTGACAAAATT GCTTCTAAAGGGAAACTCTCAGAAGCCCAAGGCAGAAAACTCTTTCAACAATTAATTGATGGTGTTAGTTATTGCCATGATAAAGGTGTCTTCCATAGAGACCTCAAG CTAGAGAATGTCCTCATTGATGCAGgcagaaaaataaagataacagATTTTGGACTAAGTGCTTTGCCTCAACATTTTGGG ATTTTTAAGGGGGATGCACCAATACCAAAGTGGTTATCACAAGGAGCAAAGAATCTTATAAAGAGGATTCTTGATCCAAATCCACAAACTCGAATAACAATGGCAGAGATTAAAGAGGATGAATGGTTTaaacaagattatactcctGCAAATCCTGATGAAGAGGAAGATTTGGAAGATGATCCTGCATCCTCAGATGATGAAGTGTTGACAGTACATGAAGCA CCACTTGACACAGAAAGAGATCCAGAATCACCTTCTCTCATCAATAATGCCTTTCAGCTAATAGGAATGTCCTCATTCCTTGACCTTTCTGGATTTTTTGAAAATGAG GATGTTTCAGAGAGGAAGATCAGATTCACATCTAATCTCTCCCCAAAAGAACTGCTAGAGAGGATTGAGAATTCAGCAGTGCAAATGGGATTTCAAGTCCAGAAAAAACCTGGAAAG TCAAAAGTATTGCTAGAGCACAAAGGTCAAAAACAAGCCAGTCTTTCAGTAGTAGCAGAG GTTTTCGAGATTAGTACATCCTTGTATGTTGTAGAGTTACAAAAAACTTCAGGGGATTCTATGGTATATAGACAG TTGTGTGATAGGTTATCGGACGAATTGGGAGTCCAGCAAAGTGAAGAACTCCTGCCTACCAAATTATGA